A genomic stretch from Georgenia muralis includes:
- a CDS encoding sensor histidine kinase, protein MRRLLLLYGLAMTTAVLVAFLVPLGLLARSLAQERALDAGREDAQGVAVFAGGVAADAARLEAAVLDVNTGPRTTTVFRPDGSLVGPAAAVTTAVEVAAGGRALTARTDGGVEVLLPVGGADGVSVVRTFVPDGELTAGVAQAWLVLTGVGAVVLAATAIAADRIAARLSRSVLDLATVAGRLGAGDLTARVEPSGPREVVAVGHVLNGLGARVSALLADERELVADLSHRLRTPITALRLDTELLTDPAEREQVTGHVDQLVAGLDAVLWAARHPAHEGATGRCDAAGVVRERGTFWEVLASEQGRALTVETAGPAEVAVNADELGAALDVLIDNVFSHTPDGTAFRLAVERDAGASGAARVVVEDEGPGFVDLRLAERGRSGAGSTGLGLDVARRTAERAGGRLVLGNGAAGGARIVLELPTLREP, encoded by the coding sequence ATGAGGCGTCTGCTCCTGCTGTACGGCCTGGCGATGACGACGGCGGTGCTCGTCGCGTTCCTCGTCCCGCTCGGCCTGCTTGCCCGCTCGTTGGCGCAGGAGCGCGCGCTCGACGCCGGGAGGGAGGACGCGCAGGGCGTGGCCGTCTTCGCGGGCGGCGTCGCCGCCGATGCCGCCCGGCTCGAGGCGGCCGTCCTCGACGTCAACACCGGTCCGCGCACGACCACGGTCTTCCGCCCCGACGGCTCGCTCGTCGGGCCGGCCGCTGCGGTGACGACGGCGGTGGAGGTGGCCGCCGGTGGCCGCGCCCTGACCGCCCGGACCGACGGGGGCGTGGAGGTGCTCCTGCCGGTGGGCGGCGCCGACGGTGTGAGCGTGGTCCGCACGTTCGTCCCCGACGGCGAGCTCACCGCCGGGGTGGCGCAGGCCTGGCTGGTCCTGACCGGGGTCGGCGCCGTGGTCCTGGCGGCGACGGCGATCGCCGCGGACCGGATCGCCGCGCGGCTCTCCCGCTCCGTGCTCGACCTCGCGACGGTCGCCGGCCGGCTGGGCGCCGGGGACCTCACCGCGCGGGTGGAGCCCTCGGGGCCGCGGGAGGTGGTCGCCGTCGGGCACGTGCTCAACGGCCTCGGCGCACGGGTGTCGGCGCTGCTGGCGGACGAGCGCGAGCTCGTCGCGGACCTCTCGCACCGGCTGCGCACCCCGATCACGGCGCTACGCCTGGACACCGAGCTCCTCACCGACCCCGCCGAGCGCGAGCAGGTGACCGGCCACGTCGACCAGCTCGTCGCCGGGCTGGACGCCGTCCTGTGGGCCGCGCGCCACCCCGCCCACGAGGGGGCCACCGGCCGCTGCGACGCCGCCGGGGTCGTCCGCGAGCGCGGAACGTTCTGGGAGGTGCTGGCGTCCGAGCAGGGTCGCGCGCTCACCGTCGAGACGGCCGGTCCCGCCGAGGTGGCCGTAAACGCGGACGAGCTCGGCGCGGCCCTGGACGTCCTCATCGACAACGTCTTCAGCCACACGCCCGACGGCACCGCGTTCCGCCTGGCCGTGGAGCGCGACGCCGGTGCGAGCGGCGCGGCGAGGGTCGTGGTCGAGGACGAGGGGCCGGGGTTCGTCGACCTCCGGCTGGCCGAGCGCGGTCGCTCCGGCGCGGGGTCGACCGGCCTCGGGCTCGACGTCGCCAGGCGGACGGCCGAGCGGGCCGGCGGGCGCCTGGTGCTCGGCAACGGAGCAGCCGGCGGAGCACGGATCGTCCTCGAGCTGCCGACCTTGAGGGAGCCTTAA
- a CDS encoding FAD:protein FMN transferase — translation MAHALVQAQRAHRDTDGLFDPRVLDVLTAWGYDHTLPFTDDGPGPVVEMRRTAPVGGTTPWEPRVERRTHGWRIHLGGAPVDLGGIGKGLAVRWAAAALARAGQGFLLDAGGDLAVRGPAPHGGPWRVAVEDPAGGGPLLVLALDGGGCATSSTRRRRWVCGGQAVHHLVDPRTRQPGGTGLAAVTVVAADTAWAEVWSKTLFLAGADGVRERAAELGLAAAWVREDGGVGTTAALDDHLIWRRTDG, via the coding sequence CTGGCGCACGCGCTGGTCCAGGCCCAGCGCGCGCACCGGGACACCGACGGCCTGTTCGACCCCCGCGTCCTCGACGTCCTCACTGCCTGGGGCTACGACCACACCCTGCCGTTCACCGACGACGGACCGGGACCGGTGGTCGAGATGCGGCGCACCGCCCCGGTGGGCGGCACCACGCCGTGGGAGCCGCGCGTCGAGCGTCGCACGCACGGTTGGCGCATCCACCTCGGCGGCGCCCCCGTCGACCTCGGTGGCATCGGCAAGGGACTCGCGGTCCGCTGGGCGGCGGCCGCCCTCGCCCGCGCCGGCCAGGGCTTCCTCCTCGACGCCGGGGGCGACCTCGCCGTGCGTGGCCCCGCCCCGCACGGCGGGCCCTGGCGCGTCGCGGTGGAGGACCCGGCCGGCGGCGGCCCGCTTCTCGTCCTCGCCCTCGACGGCGGCGGGTGTGCGACGTCGTCGACCCGGCGTCGCCGCTGGGTCTGCGGCGGGCAGGCCGTCCACCACCTCGTCGACCCGCGCACCCGACAGCCCGGCGGCACGGGTCTGGCCGCCGTGACGGTCGTCGCCGCCGACACCGCCTGGGCCGAGGTGTGGAGCAAGACCCTCTTCCTCGCGGGTGCCGACGGCGTACGCGAGCGGGCGGCAGAGCTCGGGCTGGCCGCCGCGTGGGTGCGCGAGGACGGCGGCGTCGGCACCACCGCGGCCCTGGACGACCACCTCATCTGGCGGCGGACCGATGGCTGA
- a CDS encoding NADH-ubiquinone oxidoreductase-F iron-sulfur binding region domain-containing protein, with the protein MTTTTAPTTTGLLLGPVRLPRASAGAWAGPPEGIAAHVRRLGPRPAGGAWLLATIDAAGLTGHGGAHAPTASRWRAAMDDGAPAVRRPAAGAAPRRPLTAVANAAESEPLGAKDATLLRQRPHLVLDGLDLMAETLGADRAVLWLHDDDRPTRAAVEVALRERPAGRVPVEVAAAPTHYLSGERSAIARALAGGPVLPWGRPAPEVRARRPRTVVGNAETLARAALLARGFPPLTARLLTVLTPSGREVLEVPAGTPADVVLAGAGWHEAPQAVLLGGFGGAWAPWHAVATFDEAALRAAGLSAGPGIVGPIPHGACGLAETAAIAGYLAAMSAGQCGPCVFGLPALADDVRRLAAGTTRRTARPGRPDRLTEDLDLVAGRGGCHHPDGAVGLIRSALSTFADDAHAHSRGRACRVDTFIPVPAVQP; encoded by the coding sequence GTGACCACGACCACGGCGCCGACCACCACCGGCCTCCTGCTGGGTCCGGTGCGCCTGCCCCGCGCCTCCGCCGGGGCGTGGGCCGGCCCACCGGAGGGCATCGCCGCGCACGTCCGTCGCCTCGGTCCCCGCCCGGCGGGCGGGGCGTGGCTCCTCGCGACCATCGACGCCGCCGGCCTCACCGGGCACGGTGGCGCGCACGCCCCCACGGCGAGCCGGTGGCGCGCGGCCATGGACGACGGCGCGCCCGCCGTCCGCAGGCCCGCCGCGGGCGCCGCACCGCGCCGTCCGCTCACCGCCGTCGCGAACGCCGCGGAGTCGGAGCCGCTCGGCGCCAAGGACGCCACCCTCCTGCGGCAGCGTCCGCACCTCGTCCTCGACGGGCTCGACCTCATGGCCGAGACCCTCGGTGCCGACCGCGCCGTCCTGTGGCTGCACGACGACGACCGCCCCACCCGCGCCGCCGTCGAGGTCGCCCTGCGCGAGCGCCCGGCCGGCCGGGTGCCGGTCGAGGTCGCCGCCGCCCCGACCCACTACCTCTCCGGCGAGCGGTCGGCGATCGCCCGCGCCCTCGCCGGCGGACCGGTCCTGCCGTGGGGCCGGCCCGCGCCCGAGGTGCGTGCACGCCGGCCGCGCACGGTCGTCGGCAACGCCGAGACCCTGGCGCGGGCCGCGCTCCTCGCCCGTGGGTTCCCGCCGCTGACGGCCCGGCTGCTCACCGTGCTGACACCGTCCGGCCGGGAGGTCCTCGAGGTCCCGGCCGGCACTCCGGCCGACGTCGTCCTCGCCGGTGCGGGGTGGCACGAGGCCCCGCAGGCGGTGCTGCTCGGCGGGTTCGGCGGAGCCTGGGCGCCGTGGCACGCCGTCGCCACGTTCGACGAGGCGGCCCTGCGCGCGGCCGGGCTGAGCGCGGGGCCCGGGATCGTCGGCCCGATCCCCCACGGCGCCTGCGGGCTCGCCGAGACCGCGGCGATCGCCGGCTACCTCGCGGCGATGAGCGCGGGCCAGTGCGGGCCGTGCGTCTTCGGGCTGCCGGCCCTGGCCGACGACGTGCGCCGCCTCGCCGCCGGGACCACCCGGCGTACCGCTCGTCCGGGACGGCCCGACCGGCTCACCGAGGACCTCGACCTCGTCGCCGGCCGCGGGGGCTGCCACCACCCGGACGGCGCCGTCGGTCTGATCCGCTCGGCGCTGTCCACCTTCGCCGACGACGCCCACGCCCACTCCCGCGGCCGTGCCTGCCGGGTTGACACCTTCATCCCCGTCCCGGCGGTGCAGCCATGA
- a CDS encoding ferredoxin, with translation MTGAPQAAAASAAARTAGAGAAAPRLRVDPVTCDGIGACALAAPDLVDLDPWGFPLIPRRGLAPAELAAAHAAARACPRQALWFQSR, from the coding sequence ATGACCGGTGCCCCGCAAGCCGCCGCAGCCAGTGCTGCCGCACGAACCGCCGGGGCCGGCGCTGCCGCGCCACGGCTCCGCGTCGACCCGGTCACGTGCGACGGCATCGGGGCGTGCGCGCTCGCCGCCCCCGACCTCGTCGACCTCGACCCGTGGGGCTTCCCGCTCATCCCCCGCCGGGGCCTGGCCCCCGCGGAGCTGGCCGCGGCCCACGCGGCGGCGCGAGCGTGCCCGCGCCAGGCCCTGTGGTTCCAGAGCCGGTAG
- the wecB gene encoding non-hydrolyzing UDP-N-acetylglucosamine 2-epimerase: MTVYGTRPEAVKVAPVVRAVAASSTLTSLTVVTGQHREMLDQVNDVFGIVPDHDLDVFAAGQSLSVLMAKVLARLDPLLEAVRPDAVLVQGDTTTVAAAAGAAFHRRVPVFHLEAGLRSGDLSSPFPEEANRRVTSQVTALHLAPTAGARANLLREHVDPGDVVVTGNTVIDALLHAVGRPATVGDPRLRATMAAGRPLVLVTVHRRESWGAPVAGIGRAVARLAAMLPGHTFVLPLHRNPTVRETLQPAVAGLGNVVVTEPLPYGEFTAVMAASSIVLTDSGGVQEEAPALGKPVLVLRENTERPEAVDAGTVRLVGTDEEAVVAAVAELATDPHAYAAMSRAVNPYGDGRAGERVVAAIEAFFGLGERMPDFAPELARV; the protein is encoded by the coding sequence ATGACCGTGTACGGCACGCGTCCGGAGGCGGTCAAGGTCGCGCCGGTGGTGCGGGCGGTCGCGGCGTCGTCGACCCTCACCTCGCTCACGGTGGTGACGGGGCAGCACCGGGAGATGCTCGACCAGGTCAACGACGTCTTCGGGATCGTGCCGGACCACGACCTCGACGTCTTCGCCGCCGGGCAGAGCCTCAGCGTCCTCATGGCCAAGGTGCTCGCTCGCCTGGACCCGCTCCTCGAGGCCGTCCGGCCCGACGCGGTGCTCGTCCAGGGCGACACCACCACGGTGGCCGCGGCCGCCGGGGCGGCGTTCCACCGGCGCGTGCCCGTGTTCCACCTCGAGGCCGGTCTGCGCAGCGGCGACCTCTCCTCGCCGTTCCCGGAGGAGGCGAACCGGCGGGTCACCTCCCAGGTGACGGCGCTGCACCTGGCGCCGACGGCGGGCGCGCGGGCGAACCTGCTGCGCGAGCACGTGGACCCGGGTGACGTCGTCGTCACGGGCAACACGGTCATCGACGCCCTCCTGCACGCGGTGGGACGTCCGGCCACGGTCGGCGACCCCCGGCTGCGCGCGACGATGGCTGCGGGGCGGCCGCTGGTGCTCGTCACCGTCCACCGGCGGGAGAGCTGGGGCGCCCCGGTGGCGGGGATCGGCCGGGCGGTCGCGCGCCTGGCGGCGATGCTGCCCGGGCACACCTTCGTCCTGCCCCTGCACCGCAACCCCACCGTGCGCGAGACGTTGCAGCCGGCCGTGGCCGGCCTGGGCAACGTGGTGGTCACCGAGCCGCTGCCGTACGGGGAGTTCACCGCGGTCATGGCGGCGTCGTCGATCGTCCTCACCGACTCCGGTGGCGTGCAGGAGGAGGCCCCGGCGCTCGGCAAGCCGGTGCTCGTGCTGCGGGAGAACACCGAGCGGCCCGAGGCGGTCGATGCGGGGACGGTCCGCCTCGTCGGGACGGACGAGGAGGCGGTGGTCGCCGCCGTGGCCGAGCTGGCCACGGACCCGCACGCGTACGCGGCGATGTCCCGGGCGGTGAACCCCTACGGGGACGGTAGGGCGGGGGAGCGGGTCGTCGCCGCGATCGAGGCGTTCTTCGGGCTCGGGGAGCGGATGCCCGACTTCGCGCCGGAGCTGGCGCGGGTGTGA
- a CDS encoding polysaccharide biosynthesis protein, translating to MSQPVPARPGHLLTRAWPRWLYLAGDALAWVVTLTVLTVARYDLSFARVNRPGLALAVGLVLLAHVGGSLVLRRRYRYASTDEVVALSVLTGAVAAALVLASALTEPRVLPLSVALAAPASALLAMLTLRWLYLRGRRWARRPPPDVRRTLVLGAGAGGAQAIAMMLGDVASTLRPVGLLDDDPRRRHLRMSGLRVLGTIADLPEVAAATRAQVAVLAIPSATSEQVARAADLAAEAGVTLKVLPPAAEILASRRAPGGHAPHVSALRALSLEDLLGRRPVDTDVDSIAGYLDGRTVLVTGAGGSIGSQLCREIARFSPARLVMTDRDESALHAVQLSVDGQAMLDSEDLVLGDLRTPGFVDRLVARHRPDIVFHAAALKHLTLTERFPEEAFLTNVAATATLLQACAAADVERFVHISTDKAADPASVLGFTKRLSERVTATVAAGLPGTSRYISVRFGNVLGSRGSALTTFAAQLEAGLPLTITDPAMTRYFMSAHEACQLVLQAGAIGRSGEVLVLDMGEPHNVEDLARRFAALHGYPAPEVVYTRVRSGEKLVEARLGEAEQDHRPVHPLISHVRAPLLDPDLLPAIAELRSDVLARPDGSVAAWLRRVALAPALAGAAGRRRTS from the coding sequence GTGAGCCAGCCCGTGCCCGCCCGACCGGGCCACCTGCTCACCCGCGCCTGGCCCCGGTGGCTCTACCTCGCCGGGGACGCGCTGGCCTGGGTGGTCACCCTCACGGTCCTCACGGTCGCCCGGTACGACCTCTCCTTCGCCCGGGTCAACCGTCCGGGCCTCGCCCTCGCCGTCGGTCTCGTGCTTCTCGCCCACGTGGGCGGCTCGCTCGTTCTGCGACGCCGGTACCGCTACGCCTCCACCGACGAGGTGGTGGCCCTGTCGGTGCTCACCGGCGCGGTCGCCGCCGCCCTCGTCCTGGCCTCGGCGCTCACGGAGCCACGGGTGCTGCCGCTGTCGGTGGCGCTGGCCGCCCCGGCGTCGGCCCTCCTGGCGATGCTCACCCTGCGCTGGCTCTACCTCCGCGGCCGGCGGTGGGCGCGGCGGCCGCCGCCGGACGTGCGGCGCACCCTCGTCCTCGGCGCGGGCGCGGGCGGCGCGCAGGCCATCGCCATGATGCTCGGCGACGTCGCCTCGACGCTGCGGCCGGTGGGTCTCCTCGACGACGACCCCCGCCGCCGGCACCTGCGCATGTCCGGGCTGCGGGTGCTGGGCACGATCGCGGACCTGCCCGAGGTGGCCGCCGCGACCCGTGCGCAGGTGGCCGTGCTCGCGATCCCCTCCGCGACGTCGGAGCAGGTGGCCCGCGCCGCCGACCTCGCCGCCGAGGCGGGCGTGACCCTCAAGGTCCTGCCGCCCGCGGCGGAGATCCTCGCGTCCCGCCGCGCCCCCGGCGGGCACGCCCCGCACGTGTCGGCCCTGCGCGCCCTGTCGCTGGAGGACCTCCTGGGCCGCCGGCCGGTCGACACCGACGTCGACTCCATCGCCGGCTACCTCGACGGCCGGACGGTGCTGGTCACCGGCGCGGGCGGGTCCATCGGCTCCCAGCTGTGCCGGGAGATCGCCCGCTTCTCCCCGGCGCGCCTGGTCATGACCGACCGTGACGAGTCCGCGCTGCACGCCGTCCAGCTCTCCGTCGACGGCCAGGCGATGCTCGACTCCGAGGACCTGGTCCTCGGCGACCTGCGCACACCGGGGTTCGTCGACCGCCTCGTCGCCCGCCACCGCCCGGACATCGTCTTCCACGCCGCGGCCCTCAAGCACCTCACCCTCACCGAGCGGTTCCCCGAGGAGGCCTTCCTCACCAACGTCGCGGCGACGGCGACGCTGCTCCAGGCCTGCGCCGCGGCGGACGTCGAGCGGTTCGTGCACATCTCCACCGACAAGGCGGCCGACCCCGCGAGCGTCCTGGGCTTCACCAAGCGGCTCTCCGAGCGGGTCACGGCCACCGTGGCCGCCGGTCTTCCCGGAACGAGCCGGTACATCTCCGTGCGGTTCGGCAACGTGCTCGGCTCGCGCGGGTCCGCCCTGACCACCTTCGCCGCCCAGCTCGAGGCCGGGCTCCCGCTGACCATCACCGATCCGGCGATGACGCGGTACTTCATGTCCGCGCACGAGGCGTGCCAGCTCGTCCTGCAGGCCGGGGCCATCGGCCGCTCCGGGGAGGTCCTCGTCCTGGACATGGGCGAGCCGCACAACGTCGAGGACCTCGCCCGCCGCTTCGCCGCGCTCCACGGCTACCCCGCCCCCGAGGTCGTCTACACCCGGGTCCGGTCCGGGGAGAAGCTCGTCGAGGCCCGTCTGGGCGAGGCCGAGCAGGACCACCGGCCGGTGCACCCGCTCATCAGCCACGTCCGCGCCCCCCTGCTCGACCCGGACCTCCTGCCTGCCATCGCCGAGCTGCGCAGCGATGTCCTGGCCCGGCCCGACGGCTCCGTCGCGGCGTGGCTGCGCCGCGTCGCCCTCGCCCCGGCCCTCGCCGGGGCGGCCGGCCGTAGGCGGACGTCGTGA
- a CDS encoding glycosyl transferase family 4 — protein MAGPRDGRAGLRDDGGAPAVTGGLVAAGLTAAVVTALALAALLPLLRRAGVVDVPVGRSLHDGPVARGAGLALVPGLLAATAAGLLLPATGAGVLDATLGVLAVVAGTLALATVGLLDDLYGISVAARLALQLGVGLALGVAAVAVSGRSAAWVPLVGLVVLVVVNVTNFMDGANGLLGLHGLVTGGWYAVLAVVGDGGPLIGAAVVAAGLAGAAAGFLPFNAPRARAFLGDVGSYLLGAAWALLGVWLLLGGRPVEAVAAPLLVFLADTAYTLQLRLRAGHRWYEPHKLHVYQRLVTAGWPHLRAAGLVAGVAALCALLAVPAAAGAPAGARLLAVAAMGTLCVAYLRLPVWVGAPAPWRGGPR, from the coding sequence GTGGCCGGGCCTCGTGACGGCCGGGCCGGGCTCCGTGACGACGGCGGGGCGCCCGCGGTGACGGGCGGGCTCGTTGCGGCGGGACTGACCGCCGCGGTCGTCACCGCACTCGCGCTGGCCGCCCTGCTGCCGCTGCTGCGCCGAGCGGGCGTCGTCGACGTGCCCGTGGGCCGGTCACTCCACGACGGTCCCGTCGCGCGGGGCGCGGGGCTGGCCCTCGTGCCCGGCCTCCTCGCCGCGACCGCCGCCGGGCTGCTGCTCCCGGCGACCGGCGCCGGCGTGCTCGACGCGACGCTGGGCGTCCTGGCCGTCGTCGCGGGCACGCTCGCCCTGGCGACCGTGGGCCTGCTGGACGACCTCTACGGGATCAGCGTCGCGGCCCGGCTCGCGCTGCAGCTCGGCGTCGGTCTCGCGCTGGGCGTCGCCGCCGTGGCGGTGAGCGGGCGCAGCGCGGCGTGGGTTCCGCTCGTGGGGCTGGTGGTCCTCGTCGTCGTCAACGTCACGAACTTCATGGACGGCGCGAACGGCCTCCTCGGCCTGCACGGGCTCGTGACGGGCGGCTGGTACGCGGTGCTCGCCGTCGTCGGCGACGGCGGGCCGCTCATCGGGGCGGCGGTCGTCGCCGCGGGCCTGGCCGGCGCGGCCGCCGGGTTCCTGCCGTTCAACGCACCTCGGGCACGGGCCTTCCTCGGCGACGTCGGCTCCTACCTCCTCGGCGCGGCCTGGGCCCTGCTGGGGGTCTGGCTCCTGCTCGGCGGCCGGCCCGTGGAGGCGGTGGCCGCCCCGCTGCTGGTCTTCCTCGCCGACACCGCCTACACCCTCCAGCTGCGCCTGCGCGCCGGGCACCGCTGGTACGAGCCGCACAAGCTGCACGTGTACCAGCGCCTCGTCACCGCCGGGTGGCCGCACCTGCGGGCCGCCGGCCTGGTGGCCGGCGTCGCGGCGCTGTGCGCCCTGCTGGCCGTGCCGGCGGCAGCCGGCGCGCCGGCCGGCGCGCGGCTCCTCGCCGTGGCGGCCATGGGCACGCTGTGCGTGGCCTACCTGCGGCTGCCGGTGTGGGTGGGCGCGCCGGCGCCCTGGCGAGGCGGTCCGCGATGA